From Phycodurus eques isolate BA_2022a chromosome 1, UOR_Pequ_1.1, whole genome shotgun sequence, one genomic window encodes:
- the prdm16 gene encoding histone-lysine N-methyltransferase PRDM16 isoform X3 — protein MGCVANSTGTEVLVQLQALRTAAQLSQLFRLTEKRKIYYKAVRDIDAGEELLVYMKDGIFPEGSMAPNLQDEQMYRCEDCDELFSSTLELRRHQKYSCSSAGSIFDSLREDFKQEREDSDEPVHECKDCEKIFPNEYSLGQHMIVHTEEREYKCDQCPKAFNWKSNLIRHQMSHDSGKRFECENCDKVQHTRHVFTDPSNLQRHIRSQHVGARAHTCPECGKTFATSSGLKQHKHIHSSVKPFICEVCHKSYTQFSNLCRHKRMHADCRTQIKCKDCGQLFSTTSSLNKHRRFCEGKNHYGSPTGMFNPGIPMSSSPIMAKAKSHHPHLQGLNQSGLGFTDYFPSRPHLHAGLPFSPGPHGFPSLPHGFPGIFPPSLYPRPPLLPASPVMKTPLGNNTQEVKLPQSPLDGAPLSLVSSTNSNGGNGLSLAEDKDSESKMDLSSGGEVKIKSKIADVSDGSDLEDVNTTSGTDLDTTTGTASGDGSDLESDGDSEREHNGKRRKPCVVLSNQDVHHLEDTKSSVMPAVSNSGNLSIDRPFLSPVSTQHSFFPPPDEQALPPTTTNANAATTDSIKAIASIAEKYFGPGLIGLHQEKKMGPLPYHSMFPFQFLPNFHNSLYPFTTDRGALTSGLFFKGEPKSPREQLHKMVSGALGAPLPTGESPFDLSRKPKETKSSPPTPTNLSNPNTNTGSSRGSSLISSGEEQPLDLSINNRNRGGHNGMAAEAQNQKNHIYGVGKGVSIKDETLSFPIPHSQSMLQSPITPHQQPQPHQPPPLHYAKPSAFFMDPIYSRVEKRKLLDPVGALKEKFLRPSPQLFHPQMSAMENMTEKLESFGALKLDMPPNSLQHSAHPLFNFRSPPPSLSDAILRKGKERYACRYCGKIFPRSANLTRHLRTHTGEQPYRCKYCDRSFSISSNLQRHVRNIHNKEKPFKCHLCNRCFGQQTNLDRHLKKHEHENIPVSQQSGMLSNLGTTISSPNSEPDNHALLDEKEDSYFSEIRNFISNSEMNQASSSTDKRSEPANEKHTSGPRLSDSKLSLQGLEEEEEEAEGDEEEEEEGSLTEKSHDEAPESPSPVTTHVYEEEEDEEETTPLSMSYEHSRRLMQ, from the exons ATGGGTTGTGTGGCCAACTCCACCGGGACCGAAGTGCTAGTGCAGCTGCAGGCTCTCCGCACCGCCGCGCAACTTTCTCAACTATTCCGCCTCACGGAGAAAAGAAAG ATTTATTACAAAGCAGTCCGCGACATAGATGCAGGGGAGGAGCTTTTAGTTTATATGAAGGACGGCATTTTTCCGGAGGGTTCCATGGCACCCAATTTACAAG ACGAGCAGATGTACCGCTGTGAAGACTGTGACGAGCTGTTCTCGTCAACACTCGAGTTGCGGCGACACCAGAAATATTCCTGTTCCAGTGCGGGCTCCATATTTGACAGCCTGAGAGAAGACTTCAAACAGGAGCGGGAGGACAGTGACGAACCCGTCCACGAGTGTAAAGACTGTGAGAAGATCTTCCCAAATGAGTACAG TCTGGGACAGCACATGATAGTCCACACGGAGGAGCGGGAGTACAAGTGCGACCAGTGTCCCAAAGCTTTCAACTGGAAGTCCAACCTCATTCGTCACCAGATGTCACATGACAGTGGCAAGCGCTTTGAGTGTGAAAATTGTGATAAGGTACAGCATACCCGGCAC GTCTTCACAGATCCCAGCAATCTACAGCGTCACATCCGCTCCCAACACGTGGGGGCGCGAGCTCACACTTGTCCCGAGTGTGGCAAGACCTTTGCCACCTCATCGGGCCTCAAACAGCATAAGCACATCCACAGCAGTGTCAAACCTTTTATCT GTGAGGTGTGCCACAAATCCTACACCCAGTTCTCCAACCTCTGCCGCCACAAGCGCATGCACGCCGACTGCCGCACTCAGATTAAGTGTAAGGACTGTGGCCAGTTGTTCAGCACTACCTCCTCCCTAAACAAGCACCGCCGCTTCTGCGAAGGCAAAAACCATTACGGCTCTCCAACAGGAATGTTCAATCCTGGCATCCCGATGAGCTCCAGTCCCATTATGGCCAAGGCCAAGTCCCACCATCCTCACCTTCAGGGTCTGAATCAGTCAGGTTTAGGCTTCACCGACTACTTTCCTTCCAGACCTCACCTTCATGCTGGCTTGCCTTTCTCCCCTGGACCCCATGGTTTTCCATCCCTCCCACACGGTTTCCCAGGCATCTTTCCTCCATCATTGTATCCACGACCACCGCTATTGCCAGCTAGTCCAGTGATGAAGACCCCTCTTGGAAACAACACTCAAGAAGTCAAGCTGCCTCAGAGTCCTCTAGATGGCGCTCCGTTGTCTTTAGTTAGCTCCACAAACAGTAATGGAGGCAACGGTTTAAGTCTGGCTGAGGACAAAGATAGCGAGAGTAAAATGGATTTGTCCTCTGGTGGAGAGGTAAAGATTAAATCAAAGATTGCAGACGTTTCAGATGGCAGTGACCTGGAAGATGTTAACACCACAAGCGGGACAGATTTGGACACCACGACTGGTACGGCCTCGGGTGATGGTTCTGACCTGGAGAGTGATGGCGATAGTGAACGTGAGCACAATGGCAAAAGAAGAAAGCCATGTGTGGTCCTATCAAACCAAGATGTTCACCACTTAGAGGACACAAAAAGTTCAGTGATGCCAGCTGTGTCTAATTCAGGGAACCTCTCAATTGACCGTCCTTTTTTGTCTCCAGTGTCAACACAGCACTCTTTCTTCCCTCCGCCAGATGAGCAAGCACtcccacccaccaccacaaatGCTAACGCAGCCACCACCGATTCCATCAAAGCAATTGCTTCTATTGCTGAGAAATATTTTGGTCCAGGTTTGATAGGTCTTCATCAAGAGAAGAAGATGGGTCCATTGCCCTACCACTCCATGTTTCCCTTTCAGTTCCTACCCAATTTCCACAACTCCCTGTACCCCTTTACCACTGATCGAGGTGCCCTCACCTCTGGCCTGTtctttaagggagagcccaaGTCGCCTCGTGAGCAGCTACATAAGATGGTTTCTGGTGCACTTGGAGCTCCTCTCCCTACTGGAGAATCACCATTTGATCTCAGTAGGAAGCCCAAGGAGACCAAGTCATCTCCTCCTACTCCAACTAACCTCTCAAACCCAAACACTAATACTGGGAGTAGCAGGGGCTCTTCATTAATATCTAGCGGTGAGGAACAACCATTAGACCTCAGTATTAACAACCGAAACCGAGGAGGTCACAATGGTATGGCAGCCGAAGCACAGAATCAAAAGAACCACATCTATGGAGTGGGAAAAGGTGTGTCCATCAAGGATGAAACTCTCAGCTTTCCAATTCCTCACTCCCAGTCAATGCTTCAATCCCCCATCACGCCACACCAGCAGCCCCAGCCACACCAACCACCTCCTCTGCACTATGCCAAACCCTCCGCCTTCTTCATGGACCCAATTTACAG CAGGGTGGAGAAGAGGAAGCTACTTGACCCTGTAGGAGCTCTGAAGGAAAAGTTCCTCAGGCCTTCACCACAGCTCTTCCATCCGCAG ATGTCTGCCATGGAGAACATGACAGAAAAACTGGAAAGCTTTGGTGCACTAAAACTGGACATGCCGCCCAATTCACTGCAACATTCAGCTCACCCACTGTTCAACTTCCGCTCACCTCCTCCTTCGCTCTCAGATGCCATCCTCCGCAAGGGCAAGGAGCGCTACGCCTGCAG GTACTGTGGGAAAATCTTCCCCCGCTCGGCAAACCTCACGAGACACTTGCGAACACACACAGGCGAACAGCCTTACAG GTGTAAATACTGTGACCGCTCATTCAGCATCTCGTCCAACCTGCAACGCCACGTTCGCAACATCCACAACAAAGAGAAACCCTTCAAGTGTCATCTTTGCAACCGCTGCTTCGGTCAGCAAACCAACCTCGACCGCCATCTCAAGAAGCACGAGCACGAGAACATTCCTG TGAGCCAACAGTCTGGGATGCTTTCCAACTTAGGAACCACCATTTCCTCGCCAAACTCCGAGCCTGACAATCATGCACTTTTAGATGAGAAAGAGGACTCGTACTTCTCAGAAATCCGAAACTTCATCTCCAACAGTGAGATGAACCAGGCCTCCAGCTCCACGGataagag ATCTGAACCGGCCAATGAGAAGCACACGAGCGGCCCCAGGTTGTCCGACTCCAAGCTGTCCCTCCAGgggctggaggaggaggaagaggaagcagagggggatgaggaggaggaagaggagggcagCCTGACAGAAAAGTCTCACGACGAGGCCCCGGAATCCCCGTCTCCAGTTACAACACATGtgtatgaggaggaggaggacgaggaggagacTACTCCATTATCTATGAGCTATGAACACTCTCGCAG GCTTATGCAATGA